A DNA window from Danio aesculapii chromosome 14, fDanAes4.1, whole genome shotgun sequence contains the following coding sequences:
- the cltb gene encoding clathrin light chain B: MADDFGFSAFDNGVHTEEDPAAAFLAQQENEIAVIENDSTGFSLPEDGGAAPADTYTMSGGDFGGSSAVNGDMFQDTNGMTDSYSAIAQVDIQRQEPESLRKWREEQKTRLEELDSASKAAEAVWREKAKKELEDWHIHQTEQMEKNKVNNRASEEAFLKECEDDSPGTEWEKVARLCDFNPKTSRQTKDVSRMRSVLISLKQTPLLR; the protein is encoded by the exons ATGGCTGACGACTTCGGTTTTTCCGCCTTCGACAACGGAGTTCACACAGAAGAAGATCCCGCCGCCGCGTTTTTGGCCCAGCAGGAGAATGAAATCGCGGTGATTGAGAACGACAGCACCGGGTTCAGTTTACCGGAGGACGGAGGAGCGGCGCCCGCAGACACCTACACCATGTCCGGCG GTGACTTTGGAGGATCTTCAGCTGTAAACGGAGACATGTTTCAG GACACGAACGGCATGACTGACAGCTACTCGGCTATCGCACAAGTCGACATACAGAGACAAGAGCCTGAAAGTCTGCGCAAGTGGAGGGAGGAGCAGAAGACCCGGCTGGAGGAATTAG ATTCAGCATCTAAAGCCGCTGAGGCCGTGTGGAGAGAAAAGGCTAAGAAGGAGCTGGAGGACTGGCATATACACCAGACTGAACAGATGGAGAAAAATAAAGTCAACAACAG AGCGTCAGAGGAGGCTTTCCTCAAGGAGTGTGAAGATGACAGTCCTGGGACAGAATGGGAGAAAGTGGCCCGACTCTGCGATTTCAACCCCAAAACCAGCCGGCAGACTAAAGACGTGTCCCGAATGCGCTCGGTGCTCATTTCCCTCAAACAGACGCCTCTGCTCCGCTAA